A region of the Apium graveolens cultivar Ventura chromosome 6, ASM990537v1, whole genome shotgun sequence genome:
ATGacattttttaattaattatatatatttttagtcTGCAGGACGAACGAAAAGTGTTTTTGCCGAGAGATAGGCATACATTGAGTCGGCCTAGTCTGTAGCAGtagaatttttattttttttaatgaaaaatgATAAGTGTTAGCTTTTTTTTGGAAAGTGTTAATCAATAAACAAACAAAATCATGTTttacttataatagtatagtatgaATAGATAGATTAATAttattatcttttaaaaatatttttaaatatttttttcttgattAACACAATCCACAATCCTGACAAAACACAAGATATtgcttgaaattttaaaataCTGGAATAAATGAACGCCATCATTTTAAaatacttgatttatttttttaataaaattatatttatttaagttttattttgaaAGGTGTTAacattatttttagaaaatgttaACCAACCTATCAAACGAAATCATGTTTTGCTTGTAATAGTATAgatagtatagatagatagatagattttgtcaaaatattttattcattattttttaaatacttttaattttgaaaaatctaAAAAATATTGTGTAAAAGCCCTTTTTATAGCCCCCCTAGAGTTTTTCTTCATATTCCAGGTTTCATAATTTGGGTGGTGGCTGTCTACAAGGGCGGTGGAATTATTTGGTATTTGCCCTGTTAGACTCCAACAAGATGTATCTGTTAACTAAAAAGTTTAGATCACATATAATATACATATTAGCTAAAAAACTATTACTCTAATCCTGACTACTGTTAGCAATATTTTTACAAATCCTCTATCCAGTCTTCTATATTTGTTGATCTTCAGGATTTATGCTCTAGTAATGTTAGCTATATTTATTAGCTATATTcggaatattattttatttttaattttaaatatacaattaaaataaatttaagctAATTATATTCAATACAATTGAAAATAAAACAGTTATTTCAATCAAAAATATTTAATGAcgatatttttattttttttatatttatgtaaatattttaaagtaaatattataaaattgaaaaattattacaattataagcataataaaattaatatatagaAACGTTAGTTACAAATATATAGAAATTATAAGTGAAGCAtagtttattataatataatattagaTTTTTTTAAATAAGTATTAAAGTTacatatattaaatataaaacaagagttttaaaacaatgttttaaaaaatataaatatatgtatgtatcACTGTTTAAATTAGGTAAATAGCTAATGACTACATGATCAACAAATATAGAAAACCGGATAGaaaatatgtaaaaatattgCTAACAGGTTTCCGGGTGAAATAAtgttaaaaataacaattttttggGGCAAATGGCTGAAAATACCCATTCTGAAAGTGGATGGCTGAAAATACCGTTTTGGATACGCATTTGTCATTTGGGTATCGTGTTTTGTACTAGATACACATTTGTCAAATGGgtattcaattttatttttaaaataagcATTTGACAAATGCGTATCTTTAGTAATTTTCTTAGATACCTAATTCTCAAATGCATATTACACTTACCCAATTACAAAATGCGTATCCAAAACGGTATTTTCAGCCATGTATTTTGAAAATAGGTATTTTCAGTGATTGCACCCAAAAATGGATATTTTTAAATATCACCCTTTCTGGGTTGGAGGGATACTTTTTTTAGCTAATATGTATATGATACTACCTCATAGACTTTTTAGTTAAAAGGTGCATCCCGTTGGAGATATTCTATTTCAAACCTAAACCTGATTACacgttgatacatatatatatttatattatttaaaacaCAAATATGTGCTCCTTTTTTATACTAGACGTATTAAATATTCTTTTCGGGTTGTAGTCTAAACTTTTATGCCCCATATGGAAATAAAAACTAATATATTTTTCATGAATGCTAGTGAATAGTGATTCTATATTTTAAGTAACCGATGGCTGCTCACTTCATTATGATGATCAATGATGTTTATTTTCATTAGTGCAAATAATGTGGTGCAGGAGGAGTTTGATCATTTTCACTTTTTGCAGATTTGTGCAACTCTTATTGGTCAATGATGTTTATTTTCATTAGTGCACGTAACCTTTTGCAGATTTGTGCAACTCTTATTGGTTTCGTGGTGTAAGAAGAACTGAGTAATTGGTGGTGCTGTAGCATTCTCTGTTGATTTTAAGTGTACTTTTTAATTTCTGCCATGGACGTGCTCAGTTATTAAAACTCTCCATACCACAAGATATATTGCAGTCTTTGTTTATCGCTTTAAACTCGTCTACGTTAGAGATAGCCTTGGAACAGCTCATAAAAATTGCCAGGGAAACTGATGGACGCACACAACTTGCTTCCAGAAACGTCCTGACTATGGTACTTAAGCTCTGCCAATGTGTTTCTGACGCTTCTTGTCGCCATATACTTTTATCGTCTCTAAAGCTCCTTAGAAACTTGTGTGCGGCAGAGTTGATCAACCAAAACTCATTTATTGAACGAAATGGTGTTGGAATTGTTAATTCCATTATACTTTGCGCCAATAGATCTTCAGATTTTGAAATGGTAAGGAGAGGATTGCAAATTCTCGGAAATGTCTCATTGGCGGGTAAAGAACACCAGCATGCTGTGTGGAATGAAATATTTACACCTGAAATTGTTGAGATCTCACAAATCCGAGAGGGGGGGACATGTGATCCTATCCTTACCATTTCACCTGAAATCCTTTGTGTATGATTTTTTATACATGCCTAGAAGGCAATCCCGAATTCCTTTCAATATCTGCTCAGATAAAGGGTTGCCTGTGCTTATTGAGATTATTCGGACTGCTTCAACAGGTTTATTGTCGTTTCACTTGCTTTTATATTTTCTCATCTTTGTTACGAAAAGAGTTTAGTGTTTTTAACTTTCTATATTTCTTTGATATTATCAGTTGGCTCTGGAGAAGATTGGTTTGAGTTACTTCTTTCAAAAATCTGCATCGAAGAATCAAACTTATCACCTTTTTTCTCTAAATTATCTTTGTGTGATAATACCACATTGAAGATTGATCTTTTTGGTCCTGAGCAAGCATTTCTGTTGAGCAGCCTATCAAAAATCTTGAATGAGCAAATCAGTGATATCAGCATATTTAATGATTTTGCTTTATCTATTCTTGGAATATTTACAAAAGCTGCTGGAGTTGTTGATTTCACAT
Encoded here:
- the LOC141667399 gene encoding uncharacterized protein LOC141667399, translating into MSHWRVKNTSMLCGMKYLHLKLLRSHKSERGGHVILSLPFHLKSFVYDFLYMPRRQSRIPFNICSDKGLPVLIEIIRTASTVGSGEDWFELLLSKICIEESNLSPFFSKLSLCDNTTLKIDLFGPEQAFLLSSLSKILNEQISDISIFNDFALSILGIFTKAAGVVDFTSRGKSGLPTGFPNIDVFGYSLTILRDICACDYSEGKSVDAVESLLSTGFLELLLDLLCDLEPPAIIRKAVRQGKLDEGTSSHSDKCCPYKGFRRDLVAVVGTVHIAGSMYKIGLEKITNF